In Geobacter sp., a single window of DNA contains:
- a CDS encoding flagellar protein FlbT: protein MSLKLKLKPDEKLVIGRAVIRNGSKPAELLIENDIPILREKDILSEKDANSPARRVYFTIQLMYIDPENLVSYHNRYWELVRDIIYAAPSTKEHLEQISEQILNAHYYQALRLAKKLIDYEEELLAHVTKSL from the coding sequence ATGTCCCTCAAACTCAAATTGAAGCCGGACGAAAAGCTGGTTATCGGTAGAGCTGTAATTAGAAATGGCAGTAAACCGGCTGAGCTTCTTATCGAGAACGATATCCCGATCCTTCGTGAGAAAGACATTCTCAGTGAAAAGGATGCGAACTCCCCTGCCCGAAGGGTATATTTCACCATTCAGTTGATGTATATTGATCCCGAGAATCTTGTTTCATATCATAACAGGTATTGGGAATTGGTGCGTGATATCATTTACGCTGCCCCAAGCACCAAAGAGCACCTCGAACAGATTAGCGAACAGATTCTCAATGCACATTATTATCAGGCCTTAAGATTGGCAAAGAAACTCATTGATTACGAAGAGGAGTTGCTTGCACATGTCACAAAATCCCTTTAA
- the flaF gene encoding flagellar biosynthesis regulator FlaF, translating into MSQNPFNAYSEIQKSGMSMRELEASVLTKAGMMLKSCVDSWDAPDRDKRLDEAVKYNQKIWSFFQSELTMPDNPLPKKIREDILSLSLFIDKRLFDVLAFPDPQKLKIIIDINFNLAAGLRTKAEGQENIVEDAAI; encoded by the coding sequence ATGTCACAAAATCCCTTTAATGCCTATAGCGAAATACAGAAATCCGGTATGTCAATGCGCGAATTGGAGGCATCTGTCCTTACCAAGGCTGGCATGATGCTGAAGTCTTGCGTAGACAGCTGGGATGCTCCAGACCGAGACAAGAGGCTGGATGAAGCTGTAAAGTATAATCAAAAAATCTGGAGTTTTTTCCAGAGTGAATTAACCATGCCCGACAACCCCTTACCCAAAAAAATCCGGGAAGATATCCTCAGTTTGAGCCTATTTATCGACAAGAGGCTGTTTGATGTTCTTGCATTCCCCGACCCTCAGAAACTCAAGATCATAATCGATATCAATTTCAACCTTGCCGCTGGTCTGCGCACAAAAGCCGAAGGACAAGAGAACATAGTGGAGGATGCCGCAATCTAG
- a CDS encoding glycosyltransferase, with product MLDGWFAPLLNVLKEHADIGIVAPKLIFPDHTIQHCGKVWQEIESPRSQPQHIYYKAPADHPAVNKSRDYQMVTAACILLRRAEFYQVGCFDEGYDNGWEDDDLCYAYLSIGKRVFYCAESTIIHHQSRTLNEKIRDLEKRLPDGKTLGQLNAVLADSSVTAEQRREAKQTLSVYAALEEELVKVRSRFNKNRSRFFSKWGDRIVRDDCHYYESDGLVPSPVAEPRLPLPVSSTAKASIIIPLFNKAEYTRRCLETLKASTPAHLFELILVDNGSNDETGALLDAQSASVKVIRNEQNLGFAHACNQGAAAADTPYLLFLNNDTEPFPGWLEPLIDLMDNDSRVAATGCKLLFPDNTIQHAGVVMIDDQAPGGDPLVAKHLYYGKPADFPAANRAMHYQALTAAALMVRNNIFQEVGGFDERYWNGYEDVDLCLKLQQQGYFLIYVPTSVLIHHESKSGPERFVKVQHNIEQLHANWLGKVSPDFIVTSDNRCLETSAGIVRPYIPPPCSVPSIVAAPDPSLVSMVILTYNQLDYTKQCLESIRRHTRLPHEIIFVDNASSDGTVEWLQQQSTDPTIRTILNDQNLGFAAGCNQGMRAARGAYILLLNNDVIVTPEWLSGMLECLRLTERGGIVGPMTNNISGIQRLPEIGYSSLDALDSFAEAFHSRYHHRRIPSRRIVGFSMLFRRTLMDTIGLLDERFGSGNFEDDDYCIRASLAGFRNVIAGDVFIHHHGSASFTGNKIDISAAMAKNHALFSEKWSKPVTDPDLSRQIVTLKTLEKVDLLFQRGEFSACVDTILKEGIACIPGEHRFYTALAHYLLEEGDYSSALQALDEHPDDQREELYYSLRATALLGLERLDEASTIVRDLLIRFPGSPRSLSLMGAICLTRSEFQDAENFFRQAIAADPGYGPAYTQLALLPSPENPDKNFDLFEQAFVLSPTDTFSLTNYHSAVSESARYDRAIPLFREACRLFPNHKRLRFLLIDLLMHHDEQEKALQEIEDVIVLFGATEGLLSAGLQLRESIGPLTISQDVLSSVTLCMIVKNEEPNLPRCLQSLKPIVDEMVIVDTGSTDLTAQIAQMFGAQVISFPWNGNFSDARNASLDAAHGDWILVMDADEIISSRDYDRFRALIANTPHDTVAYEIETRNYMGKVNLENWHPNEGIYLLEEAGAGWTPSGKVRLFPRHPKIRFENPIHELVDETVVQMRISIQPSDIPVHHYGYLDEARQKAKGEHYYELGKRKLAESGGEDFKALCELAVQAGGVGRYDEALRLWQTVVQKAPDYPLAFFNMGYVLLQLGRFTEAAEACKKALDLDPDYSEVITNFAMCLLCLGNTQKALQLVEKSLHTHAQSPTLLLMLGTTKLCAGDSVEGLKIYQDLTEKRVVFSDFINDAVTKLLEGKQEECALKVLEAAIKTHAVNEQTEGLLKELAERQER from the coding sequence GTGCTCGACGGCTGGTTCGCCCCGCTTCTGAATGTCTTGAAAGAACATGCAGACATCGGCATCGTCGCCCCGAAACTCATCTTCCCTGACCATACCATCCAGCACTGCGGCAAGGTATGGCAGGAGATCGAGTCACCCCGTTCACAACCGCAACATATCTACTACAAAGCACCCGCGGACCACCCGGCTGTAAACAAAAGCCGCGACTACCAGATGGTGACCGCTGCCTGCATCCTGCTGCGGCGGGCAGAGTTCTATCAGGTCGGGTGTTTTGACGAAGGATATGATAACGGCTGGGAAGACGACGATCTCTGCTACGCCTATCTGTCCATTGGGAAACGGGTGTTCTATTGCGCAGAGAGCACAATAATCCACCACCAGAGCAGAACGCTCAATGAGAAGATTCGTGATCTCGAAAAGAGATTACCCGATGGCAAAACGTTGGGTCAGCTCAATGCAGTGCTGGCCGATTCTTCAGTTACTGCGGAACAACGGAGAGAGGCAAAACAGACCCTTTCCGTCTATGCAGCCCTGGAAGAGGAACTGGTAAAGGTTCGCAGCCGCTTCAACAAGAACAGGAGCCGCTTTTTCTCCAAGTGGGGCGATAGAATCGTCCGCGACGATTGTCACTATTATGAATCAGACGGACTCGTTCCTTCACCTGTTGCTGAGCCCCGGCTGCCGCTGCCGGTTTCGTCAACCGCGAAGGCATCAATCATCATCCCGCTTTTCAACAAGGCAGAATACACCAGGCGCTGCCTGGAAACGCTCAAAGCATCAACCCCTGCGCACCTCTTCGAGCTGATCCTGGTGGACAACGGCTCAAACGATGAGACCGGGGCACTCCTGGATGCACAATCTGCAAGCGTGAAAGTTATCCGGAATGAACAGAACCTCGGTTTTGCCCATGCCTGTAACCAGGGGGCTGCAGCAGCCGACACACCCTACCTTCTCTTTCTCAATAACGACACTGAACCGTTCCCCGGCTGGCTCGAGCCGCTGATCGACCTGATGGACAACGACTCCAGGGTCGCCGCAACCGGATGCAAACTCCTCTTCCCCGATAACACCATCCAGCATGCCGGAGTTGTCATGATAGATGACCAGGCACCGGGAGGCGACCCTCTCGTGGCAAAGCATCTGTACTACGGCAAGCCGGCAGATTTTCCGGCCGCAAACCGGGCGATGCACTATCAGGCACTTACTGCTGCCGCCCTTATGGTGAGGAACAACATATTTCAAGAAGTCGGGGGCTTTGACGAACGGTACTGGAACGGCTATGAGGATGTTGATCTCTGCCTGAAACTGCAGCAACAAGGATATTTTCTTATCTACGTCCCGACAAGTGTTCTCATTCACCATGAATCCAAAAGCGGACCCGAACGTTTTGTAAAGGTTCAGCACAATATCGAACAACTCCATGCAAACTGGCTAGGTAAGGTGTCACCCGATTTCATCGTCACGAGTGACAACAGATGCCTTGAAACATCCGCCGGCATCGTTCGCCCGTATATCCCCCCCCCATGCTCTGTCCCATCAATCGTTGCAGCACCTGACCCGTCTCTTGTTTCCATGGTGATTCTGACCTACAACCAACTCGATTACACCAAACAATGCCTGGAAAGCATCCGCCGGCATACCCGGCTGCCGCATGAAATTATCTTCGTTGATAATGCCTCCTCTGACGGCACCGTCGAATGGTTGCAGCAACAGTCGACTGATCCCACAATCCGTACGATCCTCAATGACCAGAATCTGGGATTTGCCGCAGGGTGCAACCAGGGAATGCGGGCAGCTCGCGGGGCTTACATCCTTCTTCTGAACAATGATGTGATCGTTACTCCAGAATGGCTGTCAGGCATGCTGGAATGTTTACGGCTGACCGAGCGGGGGGGGATCGTCGGTCCGATGACCAATAATATCAGTGGCATCCAGAGGTTGCCGGAGATCGGCTACAGCTCACTCGATGCCCTCGACTCTTTTGCTGAAGCGTTCCACTCACGGTATCACCATCGCCGTATTCCATCGAGACGCATCGTTGGGTTCAGCATGCTCTTTCGCCGCACACTGATGGATACCATTGGCCTCCTCGACGAGCGATTCGGCTCAGGCAATTTTGAAGATGATGACTACTGCATCCGAGCCTCGTTGGCCGGATTCCGGAATGTGATCGCCGGCGACGTCTTTATCCATCACCATGGCAGTGCAAGCTTTACTGGCAACAAAATCGATATCAGCGCTGCCATGGCGAAAAACCATGCTCTTTTCTCTGAAAAGTGGAGCAAGCCGGTGACCGATCCTGACTTGTCCCGCCAGATCGTCACCCTCAAAACCCTGGAGAAGGTTGATCTCCTTTTCCAGCGTGGCGAATTTTCCGCATGCGTGGATACGATCCTGAAGGAAGGTATCGCGTGCATCCCGGGAGAACACCGCTTCTATACTGCACTAGCCCATTATTTACTCGAAGAGGGCGACTATTCATCTGCTCTTCAGGCATTGGACGAACATCCGGATGACCAACGCGAGGAACTGTATTACTCCCTGCGGGCAACGGCACTGCTTGGGTTGGAACGCCTTGATGAAGCATCAACTATCGTCCGAGATCTCCTGATTCGCTTTCCCGGTTCCCCCCGGTCTTTATCGCTCATGGGGGCAATCTGCCTGACCCGCTCCGAGTTTCAAGACGCGGAGAATTTTTTCCGTCAAGCCATTGCGGCAGATCCAGGGTACGGTCCAGCATATACCCAACTTGCGCTTCTCCCTTCACCCGAAAATCCTGACAAGAATTTCGATCTTTTTGAGCAAGCTTTCGTTCTTTCTCCAACGGATACGTTTTCTCTGACAAACTATCATTCTGCCGTCTCCGAAAGCGCTCGTTACGATCGAGCCATCCCCCTGTTCCGTGAGGCGTGCCGCCTTTTCCCTAACCACAAGAGACTTCGTTTCCTGCTGATCGATCTTCTGATGCACCATGACGAACAGGAAAAGGCTTTGCAGGAAATCGAAGACGTAATTGTTCTTTTTGGGGCCACGGAAGGTTTGCTCTCCGCAGGGCTCCAACTTCGGGAATCGATTGGCCCTCTCACCATCTCTCAGGATGTGCTCAGCAGCGTCACACTCTGCATGATTGTTAAAAATGAAGAACCGAATCTGCCCCGTTGTCTGCAATCACTCAAGCCAATCGTTGATGAGATGGTAATCGTTGATACGGGCTCGACAGATCTAACCGCACAAATCGCTCAGATGTTTGGTGCACAGGTCATATCGTTCCCGTGGAATGGCAATTTTTCAGACGCACGTAATGCCTCTCTTGATGCAGCTCATGGAGACTGGATTCTTGTCATGGATGCAGATGAAATTATCTCGTCCCGAGACTATGACCGATTCAGGGCTCTGATTGCCAACACTCCCCATGACACTGTTGCCTACGAGATTGAAACGAGAAATTACATGGGGAAGGTAAATCTCGAAAACTGGCACCCCAACGAAGGCATTTACCTCCTTGAAGAAGCAGGAGCAGGCTGGACACCAAGCGGAAAAGTGCGGCTCTTCCCCCGCCATCCCAAGATCCGCTTCGAAAATCCGATCCATGAACTCGTTGACGAAACGGTCGTACAGATGAGAATTTCCATCCAGCCTTCGGATATTCCGGTTCACCACTATGGCTACCTGGATGAAGCACGGCAAAAAGCCAAGGGAGAACATTATTACGAGTTGGGCAAGCGTAAATTGGCAGAAAGCGGAGGGGAAGATTTCAAGGCCTTATGCGAATTGGCGGTTCAGGCAGGAGGTGTCGGTAGATATGATGAAGCCTTGAGACTTTGGCAAACTGTTGTGCAGAAAGCACCAGATTATCCTCTTGCCTTTTTCAACATGGGATATGTATTGCTGCAGTTGGGAAGATTTACAGAAGCGGCTGAAGCTTGTAAGAAAGCGCTGGATCTTGATCCGGATTATTCTGAAGTTATCACCAACTTCGCCATGTGCCTCTTATGTTTGGGAAATACCCAAAAGGCACTGCAACTTGTGGAAAAATCGCTGCACACACATGCCCAATCGCCTACGCTACTCCTGATGCTAGGTACGACAAAGCTCTGCGCAGGAGATTCAGTTGAAGGGCTGAAAATATATCAAGACCTTACGGAAAAACGGGTTGTCTTCAGCGATTTTATCAATGATGCCGTCACTAAACTGTTGGAAGGCAAACAAGAGGAATGTGCTTTGAAGGTCTTGGAAGCAGCAATAAAAACGCATGCAGTGAATGAACAGACAGAAGGGCTTTTGAAAGAATTAGCAGAACGCCAGGAACGCTAG
- a CDS encoding tetratricopeptide repeat protein codes for MNGCPLLIALSGKNRLYLHPSHTYNTFLLHLSGSHMQEEQIENLILRSTQLLEKGRFAEAASAAHLLLTRDQVNREGLQLLGNAYHALGETEAALYFFSRGCELYPGIPLFQNNRGLLLRESGRLSEALEAFAAAIALNPDYYLPWYNMGLVRQDQQSVTEAIHCYKKALQLNPRHLASYTNLGLLQAQQVDFAAAVETYEQGLKAYPDDIKLLSSISSALTELGLYGKALAYCNRALMLAPDQTELLTIKGIASYKTGKALEAVQCFRKAMTLADDSVSGRRLYDNILLAMHYTNRYSADEIAEEHRQWARLFASSHFRTPIPAKADEPQRPLQVGYVSPDFCAHPVAFFIEPILASHDQASHKIFCYANVSRPDSITAQLQLLPIVWRDISSLTDAECAELIKNDGIDILVDLAGHTCQNRLPLFTLKPAPLQVTWLGYPDTTGVAAIDYRFSDVVADPVGMTERHHSEELVRLPGAFLCFRPPANAPAVAEREHLTARPLTFSSFNNLAKVSPEMMAVWANILLQVADATLLIKAFGLEDESIREEIRSVFRACGIPDERVILLGRTPNVLSHLTMLSQTDIALDTFPYNGTTTTCEALWMGVPVVTLSGSTHVSRVGASILRSVGLSELVAQTENEYLELAVQLAKNRERLARYRRDLRNMMLNSTLLDAATFTRNLEQAYRTMWRRWCSQDSGRNLITPDQAV; via the coding sequence ATGAACGGCTGTCCGTTACTCATAGCACTCTCTGGCAAAAACCGCTTGTATTTGCATCCGTCGCATACATACAATACTTTCCTACTCCATCTATCAGGCTCACACATGCAGGAAGAACAGATCGAAAATCTCATCCTCCGGTCAACTCAGCTTCTGGAAAAGGGTCGCTTCGCCGAAGCAGCCTCTGCAGCCCATCTGCTTTTGACACGCGACCAGGTCAACCGCGAAGGACTGCAACTCCTGGGAAACGCCTACCATGCTCTCGGTGAGACCGAGGCTGCACTCTATTTCTTTTCGCGCGGGTGCGAACTCTATCCCGGCATCCCGCTCTTTCAAAACAACCGGGGTCTGCTTTTGCGCGAATCAGGACGATTATCCGAAGCATTAGAGGCATTTGCAGCGGCCATTGCCCTGAATCCCGATTATTATCTCCCATGGTACAACATGGGATTGGTCAGACAGGACCAGCAATCCGTCACGGAAGCGATCCACTGCTACAAAAAGGCCCTGCAACTCAATCCCCGCCATCTTGCGAGCTACACCAATCTCGGACTGCTCCAGGCTCAGCAGGTGGACTTTGCAGCTGCTGTTGAGACCTATGAACAGGGGCTAAAAGCCTATCCCGACGACATAAAGCTATTGAGCAGCATCAGCTCAGCCCTTACAGAACTCGGTCTTTACGGCAAAGCACTTGCGTACTGCAACAGAGCCCTCATGTTGGCGCCGGACCAGACCGAACTCCTGACCATTAAAGGAATCGCCTCGTATAAGACCGGGAAAGCCCTGGAAGCAGTCCAGTGCTTCAGAAAGGCTATGACTCTGGCGGACGATAGCGTGTCCGGGCGGCGTTTATACGACAATATCCTGCTGGCCATGCACTACACGAACCGTTACAGTGCGGACGAGATCGCGGAGGAGCATCGGCAATGGGCCCGGCTCTTTGCCTCCAGCCATTTCCGCACTCCCATCCCCGCAAAGGCGGATGAGCCGCAACGCCCCCTGCAGGTCGGCTACGTTTCTCCCGATTTCTGCGCACATCCCGTGGCCTTTTTCATCGAACCGATACTTGCCTCCCACGATCAGGCATCCCATAAGATTTTCTGTTATGCCAATGTGTCGCGACCCGACAGTATCACCGCGCAATTGCAGCTCCTTCCCATAGTCTGGCGGGATATCTCTTCCCTGACCGACGCAGAGTGCGCAGAACTCATCAAAAATGACGGTATCGACATCCTCGTGGACCTGGCAGGACATACCTGCCAGAACCGACTCCCGCTTTTCACCTTAAAACCAGCCCCGTTGCAAGTTACCTGGCTGGGATATCCCGACACCACGGGGGTAGCTGCCATTGACTACCGCTTTTCGGATGTCGTTGCAGATCCGGTCGGCATGACCGAACGACACCACAGTGAAGAACTGGTGCGCCTGCCAGGGGCCTTTCTCTGCTTCCGCCCTCCGGCAAATGCCCCTGCCGTTGCTGAGCGGGAGCACCTCACTGCCAGACCGCTGACATTTTCTTCTTTTAACAATCTCGCCAAGGTCTCGCCCGAGATGATGGCTGTCTGGGCGAACATCCTCCTGCAGGTCGCAGATGCAACCCTTCTCATCAAGGCCTTTGGCCTCGAAGACGAGAGCATCCGAGAAGAAATCAGAAGCGTATTCCGCGCCTGCGGCATCCCGGATGAGAGGGTGATTCTTTTGGGCCGCACCCCCAATGTCTTGAGCCACCTGACCATGCTCAGCCAGACCGATATTGCCCTTGATACTTTCCCGTACAACGGCACCACCACCACCTGCGAAGCGCTCTGGATGGGCGTTCCGGTTGTCACCCTTTCCGGCAGCACACATGTTTCACGGGTAGGTGCCAGCATCCTCCGCAGTGTCGGACTCTCCGAACTCGTAGCGCAGACGGAAAACGAATATCTGGAACTCGCCGTGCAACTTGCCAAAAACAGGGAACGACTTGCCCGGTACCGCCGGGACCTCAGAAATATGATGCTCAACTCGACACTTCTCGATGCAGCCACGTTCACCCGTAACCTGGAACAGGCTTACCGCACCATGTGGCGCCGCTGGTGCAGCCAGGACAGCGGACGAAATCTCATCACTCCCGATCAAGCAGTTTGA
- a CDS encoding flagellin: MALNDISLTSGMRNNLLSLQDTSTLINRTQNRLSTGKRVNTPLDNPTNYFAAQGHVQRATDLSTRKDGMSEAIQMVKAADAGIKGITALIESAKGVAQAALATSSFTDRSAYATTYNTLLTQITQLASDSGYRGTNFLTAGTQTVEFGQTTGAATLGITGFTATATGLTLTTADTAVGGTATNSWGTSTIATGNTAIQCSSGQLESALSEIRRQSSSLSSNLSVVTSRQDFTNQMINTLTNGSDNLTLADMNEEGANMLMLQTRQNLGITSLSMASQAAQAVLQLF; this comes from the coding sequence ATGGCACTCAACGACATCTCATTGACTTCAGGCATGAGGAACAACCTGCTTTCCCTGCAAGACACAAGCACCCTCATCAACAGGACCCAAAACCGTCTCTCCACCGGCAAGCGCGTCAACACTCCACTTGATAACCCCACCAACTATTTTGCGGCTCAGGGGCACGTGCAGCGTGCAACTGACCTCTCGACCCGCAAGGATGGTATGTCTGAGGCTATTCAGATGGTTAAGGCTGCTGATGCTGGTATCAAAGGGATCACGGCTCTGATCGAGTCCGCAAAAGGTGTTGCTCAGGCAGCTCTTGCAACAAGCAGCTTTACCGACCGTTCGGCGTACGCTACCACGTACAACACACTTCTGACCCAGATCACCCAGCTTGCCAGCGACTCCGGCTATCGTGGTACCAACTTCCTCACCGCAGGGACTCAGACCGTAGAATTCGGTCAGACAACCGGTGCTGCAACGTTGGGGATCACCGGATTTACCGCTACTGCTACTGGCCTCACACTGACAACAGCCGACACCGCTGTTGGTGGCACTGCAACGAACTCCTGGGGCACTTCGACCATAGCTACCGGTAACACCGCCATTCAGTGTTCTTCCGGTCAGCTTGAGTCTGCTCTCAGCGAGATCCGTCGCCAGTCTTCGAGCCTTTCCTCCAACCTGAGCGTCGTAACTTCCCGTCAGGACTTCACGAACCAGATGATCAACACCCTGACCAACGGTTCCGACAACCTCACCTTGGCAGACATGAACGAAGAAGGTGCCAACATGCTGATGCTGCAGACTCGTCAGAACCTTGGCATCACTTCACTCAGTATGGCATCCCAGGCGGCTCAGGCGGTTCTCCAACTCTTCTAA